A window of Heliangelus exortis chromosome 15, bHelExo1.hap1, whole genome shotgun sequence genomic DNA:
AATCATCAGTTCTGACAGGTCACTTGATTTATTGTCTTAGGGGTCTGAGCCAAAGAACTGGGTGAAATCTTGGTTTCACAGTCCCTGATGCACTGCTGACAGAGCAAGTGACCTCAGGTTCAAGTCACTTGATCTCCTCGACTCTTACTCATCCCAGCTGGAGACTGGGTGGAAACAGTCTTCCAACTCTATTGTTTCCCCTGTGCATGGACTTGTACTTAGACTtccattttttctgctgtcaccAGGACATGCATGCCAGGACAGTAGTGCAGAGGAACACCAAGCACGCTCCCAACACCATGTGAACTCACACTGCTTTTACAATTGCTTTTATGTGAAACTAAACCAAAGACTCCTCactcctttcccttttcataacaaagaaacaaactccAGCAAACAGCTCCACACAACATACATTAATATTCTCTGTTGATGTCAAACTGTTAGAGGAGTCCTGCTGAATGGTTCTTTAATTATCCTCGTGGTACATTCTCCTACAGCAAAGGTTTCCATCATGCTCCACAGTTTGTCTCTCCCCATCCCAACAGAACTGGCAAAAGGTGCTTCAATTATCCAATCCACACCCAAACACCCCAATAACATCTGTACCTAGGGTCTGCACGGTCTCCTCACTCTGCTGGACTTGCTGTGACATCATCCTGCTAATGCCCATCAAACTCTCTGTGATGTTACTTGCACTCTCTGCCAGACTTTCCTTTGTAGACTTCCtggagaacaaagaaaaaagcaaagcaggaagGGATAAAATTACATCTTTGAACAGTGTGGAGAGTGTGCTGCTGTCAGGGAGCTCAGAACAGAGCTTGGCACCAAACATCTTTGCTGATGTATAAAAGACAGAACTAGTTTTTACTGCATTCAAATTATCTTTgctaaacaattaaaaaaaaaaaaatcacaaaatattaAAGTCACGAGCCAAAAAAACTGTCTGAGTATCTCATGGGGACCCATATTTTACTACTTATTCAACCATGACTTTACAACTTCGTGAGATGGTATGGAAGCACAGATAAAACTCTTAGCCTGGGTATCCCATTTCTTGCTTCATGATACTTAATATGCCAACTTCCCAGCAGAGAACCCTTATAAGCCTACAGCCAGTTCTGCATGTGAAAACAGCTTGTATAATGACCCAGTACTTGGTTTATAACCCTGACTGGCAATAATGTAAAAGATGGCCAGGAAAACTGTGAAGGCTAACTTACCTCCTTTTCTGCTTAGACATCCCAGCACcaagaaaacctgaaattatTACAATCCTTAACAGTCTAAATCTCCATAAAACGTCAATGCATTAATAGAAGAAATATTCCAGACACAATTAAGTAACTTAAAAACATCATGCCACTCTTCCATTTAAAGCTAGTGAGTACAGCATACACTGTTTAAATCTTGGATCATACAGTAGGCAGTCTAATACCTTTGTCTTAAGGAGTCTCTTCCTTGCAGCAGTTGCTCTTTCTCTGAGTTGTCAATAGCAATTTTGCAAGCTAGATTTGCCTTTCTCCAAGCTGCCTGATTGCTGAAATCACAAGAGTACACAACAGTAATACCTTGCAAgcaaaaacaattttcagaaatcAATCACTGAGCACCCCAGACACATACATGGGCTTCCTCTATCTTACCCCACAGATAACAATATATTGCCCTGTCACTTCTTCTCCTAAGTGTATTGCTTATGGAGTaagggaagaggaaaactgTGCCAGCTGTCAAATGACACAGATTTCAACCAGCTGTCAAATGACAGACTCCCAAGCCATGGACATACAGGGCTCAACTGCTGGGAGGGGCAGACCATGGTCAGGGAGTCAGgacaggagagagaggagaaaggagttTCCATCCCTGACCTTCTCTTGGTCTTGAGCaaaccagcactgcagcagcaacTATGTTTACAAAACAGGATCCAAAAGATGTTGTACAGCAGTCAGATCATCTCTGGTCACAAAGACCAGACCCACCTGAGCATTTGCTTCTTATGGTTCTCCACCTCCCGCAGCAGAGATTGTTTCTCCGACTCTTTATCCTGCTCCTTCGCCATCTGTTCCAGCTCCTGGAGGGGAAAGCAGAAACACCAAAATCCCATCAACTGCTGCCACCTGCACACCCACCCCCGGCCAGGGAGTGAATTAACAGCAGATTGATCCCAAAACCCAACACCCGGCGCAGGGACTCCCCACCTCTGAGAGCTCCATCGCCTCACCTGGATGCGGCCGCGGAGGTGTCGGAATTTCTCCTTCACGGCGGCGTTGAGCTCCGTGAGGGCGCTGAGCGGCCCGGGGCAATCCCGAATGTCCTGGAAGACAACGGCCCTGTCAGTGCGGCCCGCAGCGGGTACCgcctggcccggcccggccccgtCCGGCTCGGCCCGGCCGCGGCTCCCCGCGCAAAGAAGCGGTGGTGGCCTCGCATCCCTGGCAGGGATACGAACGGCGGTACCTGCACGGCCGCCTTGATCTCCAGGTCGAACTTGACGATCTCCTGGTGGCAAACCCGCACCGGGACACTGGCGGCCGCCGCCATCTTGCGAGGGGCGGAGGAAACCGGGCCTGGCCCGCGGGTTCCCCCTGCCGGACCCCGGGAGCCGAGAGGCCGCAGCCGCCGCCTGGGGAACGAGAGCGGGGCCCGGCTGAGGGGCGGAACCCCGGAACGGGCCAGGGCAAAGGGCTGCTCGGGGCACCGACAGCGTGTTGGCCGAGTGCTGCCGCCgtgaggggctgtggggtgacGAAGCGTTCCCTGCAGGCGGAAGGTGGTTTAATAGGGGCGGGGGAGGGTCTCCTGATGGGTTAAAAAAGCGCCTAAAAGAGCACCCACCCTGGCACGCGGGGAAAGCGGTGATAGCACCAGGACAGTTTCATGCCCCCCCCAGACCTCCCACGTTTTGTGGGTGTATGGGATGAGAGCGATAAGTCCTTGACCCTCAGCACTGGAAGGATGCCCGGGGTCAGTGTGAGGAGGCGCAGGTACCTTCTGTGTCAAAATGCGCTTTTGCTTGCTCCACACAGCTCTTCCCCCGGTGCCACGTTTTCCCCCAGCTGCCCTAAGACCCTGCTGAGGACAACCGAGGTCGGGACAGAGCTAAAAGGGGTTGGAAGCCGCTTTCCCGGCCACTGCAGGAAGCCAAAGGAGCTGATGGTCCCGCCCTGCTGACCCCACAGCCTCCCAGAACAGCTCTGGGGATGAGCACTGGGGTGGGGAATAACTTCATGTATCAGGACACCGAGGGCATTTCCACACCATTCGCTATCCCTCCTCCACACATAACAAGGATTTGAGATGTATTTCCtccacaatttttattttaaattacaaaggGATGTTGCATACATTGATGAATTTGTATCTGAATAGAAGTGCTAGGGATCAAGGGTGACAGAGTAAACAAAGTCAATAGTTTAATTGTGCCTCTCTTCAAAAAAATAGTAACTGCACAACTATTAACCAACATTAAACATTGCAACTCTTAACAGATCATGCTTTTAACAaggtaaatttattttctaacagAGACAAGACTTTCATTAAGTTTTTCTGAGCTCCAGTTGGAAGTTGATTACAGAATATCAAGGACAGCATTACAATCATGACCTCAAGCAGAACAGGATGCCatgttttgttaaaaatgcctttttttttttttttttgcctgtcagCCACCTACATCTGCATGTGCCATCAGCCTGAAGAGTTCATCCAACCACAAATACTGAGCAGTAAGTTTTACTTGGATGTGATTTTCTGAGAAGATAGATGATTCAAATCAGAATGTATGAATATTCATAATGACAAGACAGATTAATAAAATTAAGTGCTACAACTAGGTTCTGTTTCTGAATCAGGAAATCTTGATAAGCTGGAGTGTGGTTTTGACAATAGAAAATCCAATCCAGAAGCTTCCCTTACAGTAGCTAGCTAATTAATCCAAATTTGACTTCCAGAGATAACCAGACAATGAGAGATTCCTAACTCAAGAAAAACTCTaaacacagggtttttttaatgaaaagaaagaaggggaaagaaagaaagaaggggaaagaaagaaagaaggggaaagaaagaaagaaggggaaagaaagaaagaaggggaaagaaagaaagaagggggaagaaagaaagaagggggaagaaagaaagaagggggaagaaagaaagaagggggaagaaagaaagaagggggaagaaagaaagaagggggaagaaagaaagaagggggaagaaagaaagaaggaggaagaaagaaagaagggggaagaggaaaaaaaaagaagaaaaatgaagaaaaaagtaaaaataaagtaaaagaaaaaagcaaagagaaaaaaaaaaggtgtggcTTAAAATAACTATCTCCACATTTAGCTATACAGTTCATTGGAAAGACAAATGCATAGTCAGTATTTGCTCTTGTGGAAGTTCATGAATGTCTAAGAGGCTGAGGATTATAATtcagtgcacacacacaccttaTCATGCTAGAAGCATTGGGGGAAAAACATGGCCTATTGTGAAATGTAAATTGTAGAAACAGAGGGACATTTCTGTATGCTGCAAAGATGATATAACCTAAAAGTGCCATCTCTCATTAATGACGTTTAAGAATCCCAACTTATATTGGGAGATACTCAAGAGTGGTGTTGTCTCAACATCGTAATGCCCTTAATACAGTTACAAGAAGAATCAGTCACTGCAGCAGTAACTGTTTGAAATGTACTTCACACGATCCTGGGGTAAAAAATATAAACCTCAGCT
This region includes:
- the BNIP1 gene encoding vesicle transport protein SEC20 isoform X1, whose protein sequence is MAAAASVPVRVCHQEIVKFDLEIKAAVQDIRDCPGPLSALTELNAAVKEKFRHLRGRIQELEQMAKEQDKESEKQSLLREVENHKKQMLSNQAAWRKANLACKIAIDNSEKEQLLQGRDSLRQRKSTKESLAESASNITESLMGISRMMSQQVQQSEETVQTLANSSRTILEANEEFKSMSGTIQLGRKLITKYNRRELTDKLLIFLALALFLATVLYILKKRLFPFL
- the BNIP1 gene encoding vesicle transport protein SEC20 isoform X2, which produces MAAAASVPVRVCHQEIVKFDLEIKAAVQDIRDCPGPLSALTELNAAVKEKFRHLRGRIQELEQMAKEQDKESEKQSLLREVENHKKQMLRKSTKESLAESASNITESLMGISRMMSQQVQQSEETVQTLANSSRTILEANEEFKSMSGTIQLGRKLITKYNRRELTDKLLIFLALALFLATVLYILKKRLFPFL